The genomic segment AGGACAAGCAGGCCATTGCCAAAATCGCCGAGCCAATTGCCGGCCCACATGCTGACCGCCATAAGCCCCCAAAATGCCGCATTGCCAAACCGCCGCGCATTGCTTTTGTCGTTGAGGTTGAACAGCGCGAAGGCCGCAAAAGCGGCGCCTGCAAGCACATAAACCCAGGTCAGCGTGATCATGCGGAATCTCCGCTTTGGGCCGCGGCGGCGGTCTTTCGCGCCAAGCGGCGGTCAAGTCGCCAGAGACGGAACCCGTGAATGATAAAGGCCGCGATCGCTGTCGGGATCGCCCAGATGGAAAGCTCGAACGGCTCCAATATGATGCCATATTGTTCGAGCAACCCTTTCATCAGCAGGATCGAGCCAATGGCCAGAAATATATCCTCGCCAAAGAACAGGCCGACATTGTCGGTTGCGGCAGAATAGGCTTTGACCTCCTCCCTTTCCTCGTCCGTTAAAGTTCCCGCCTGTTTTTCCGCAGCGGCCTCCGCCATGGGTGCAACGAGTGGGCGGACGGTTTGCGGATGACCTGCAATGGAGGTCAGGCCCAACGCCGCCGTCGCCTGCCGCAACAACAGATAACCGGCCAGCAGGCGTCCAATGGTCGCCCCCTTCAGACTGGAGATCAGCCCGCGCGCACGTTCCTGCAGGCCAAAGGCCTCGAGCATTCCGATGACGGGCAGGACGATCCAGACAATGGAGACATAACGCGCATCGTTGAAGGCCTTGCCAAAGGCCGAGATAATCGCATGCAGGTCAAAGCCCGCCGCAATGCCCGTCACCGCCGCCGAGGCCATGATCACCAGCAACGGGTTGAACCGCAGCATGAAGCCGACCACGATCACGACGATCCCCAGCAAAACCCACATCAGCTAAATTCCCCCGCCCTCATGCCTTGCCATAGCCGCCACCGCCCGGCGTTTCGATGACAAAAACATCGCCCGGCTGCATGTCCACAGTCGCCGTTGCGCCCAAGCTTTCAACATGACCATCACTGCGCTCGATACGGTTGATACCCAGCATAGCCGGGCCGCCGCCCGCCAGTCCGAAGGGAGGAATTTTGCGGCGGTTGGACAAGATGCCTGCCGTCATCGGTTCCAGAAAGCGGATCCGGCGCACGGCACCATCGCCGCCCCTGTACATCCCCTCGCCGCCCGAATGTGCGCGCACCGAAAATTCTTCGAGCAGTACGGGAAAGCGGGTCTCCAATATTTCGGGGTCGGTCAGGCGGCTGTTGGTCATATGCGTCTGCACGACCGACGCGCCGTCAAAGCCGGGCCCCGCGCCAGAGCCGCCTGCGATGGTTTCATAATATTGGTATCGGTCGTTGCCGAAGGTGAAATTGTTCATCGTCCCCTGCGCACCCGCCATCACGCCTAGCGCACCAAACAGGGCATCGGTAATCACCTGACTTGTCTCGACATTGCCCGCGACGACCGCAGCGGGATAGCGCGGATGTACCAGCGTTCCTTCCGGCGCAATAATCGTGACCGGTTTCAAACAGCCTTCGTTCATGGGAATGCTGTCGTCGATCAACGTGCGGACAACATAGAGGACCGCTGCACGAACGACCGATACCGGAGCGTTGAAATTGCCGTCCAACTGCGCAGTCGTTCCGCTAAAGTCGACGATGGCGGTTCGGTCTTCCCGGTCGATCCGGATCGCCACCTCGACCACCGCCTCATTGTCCATGGCATAGCGGAAATGCCCGTCGGAAAGGCGCAGGATCAGGCGGCGCACGGCCTCTTCGGCATGGTCTTGCACATGCTGCATATAGGCCGTCACCACAGCCCGACCATAGTCGCCGCTTATACGCACCAGTTCCGATGCGCCCTTGGCACAGGCCGCAACTTGCGCTTTCAAATCGGCTACATTTTGCGCGATATTTCGCGATGGCCATGCGCCGGAACCCAGCAGTTGGCGGACATGGTCTTCGAGGAACTGGCCATTTTCGACAATCAGCATATTGTCGATCAATACCCCTTCTTCCTCCACCGACCGGCTGTTGGGAGGCATGGAACCCGGTGTTATGCCGCCAATATCCGCATGATGGCCGCGCGCCGCCACAAAATAGGCAGGCACCTCGTCGGCGGGGTCGACGAATACCGGCATGATGACGGTGATGTCAGGCAAATGCGTTCCGCCATCATAGGGGGCGTTGAGGGCATAAACATCGCCCGCAATAATCCCCCGCCCGTCAAGGCCGCCTGCTCGTCGCTTCAGGATCGTGCGGACACTTTCGCCCATTGACCCCAGATGCACGGGCATATGCGGGGCGTTGGCAACCAGATTGCCGCTGGCGTCAAACAGCGCACAGGAGAAATCCAGACGCTCGCGGATATTGACCGACGACGCACTGTGCTGGAGCGCCGCGCCCATTTCCTCCGCAATGGCCATGAATAGCCCGCCCATGATTTCAAGGCGCACCGGATCGACTTCGGTGCCGATGGTGCCGGCGGCGGCACGGGGCGTGCTGCGCGTCATCATCAGATTGCCGATGCGATCGACCTCCACTGTCCAGCCCGGTTCGACCACAGTTGTGGATACGGGGTCGATAATGATTGCCGGACCCTGTGCGGAAAATCCGGCCGCAAGATCGCTCCGGTTGTAAAGCGGCGTGTTGTGCGCGGCACCCGCCATGAAACAGGATATATGCGCCTGCGGTGGGCCGGACTCCGGTGGCAGGGCAAATGTGAGGCCGGTTTCATCCGGGCTGCGAAAGACCGCTTCTGCGCGGATCATCTCGACGACAATCGGCGCGGCGCTGACAAAGCCGAATTGGCGGAAATGGCGGTCCTCAAATGCGGCCTGCATTGCCAGCACGTCGCCATAGGGGACTTCGATACTGCTGTCTGTGCCTTCATAGCGGATATGGACGGCTGCCTCGCCCAGGATTTCGCCCTCAACGCCTTGCGCACGCAAATCGGCTTCGGCTTCGGCGGTCAGTTTCCGGATGCGCGGGGCGAGTGCTTCAGCATCCAGCGGGCCGCCATAGCTTTGCTCCCGGATGGCCCGCCGGTCGGCAAGGCCCATGCCATAGGCCGACAATACGCCTGCCAGCGGGTGGATCATGACCTGATCCATGCCCAGTGCATCGGCAACCAGACATGCGTGCTGGCCGCCAGCCCCGCCAAAGCAGGCCAGCGTATAGCGTGTGACATCATGCCCGCGCTCGACCGAGATTTTCTTGATCGCATTGGCCATGTTGGCCACCGCAATGGTGACAAAGCCTTCCGCGATTTCTTCCGGGCTTAATTGCTGTCCGGTGGCCGCGGCAATCTCCGCCCCCATCGCTTCCAGCTTGCTGCGGACTGTGGCGGTGTCGAGCGGTAGGTTGGCATCCGGCCCGAAGATGTGGGGAAAATGGTCCGGAACGATCTTGCCCAGCATGACATTGCAATCCGTCACCGTCAGCGGCCCGCCCCGCCGATAGCAGGCAGGCCCCGGGATCGCGCCAGCCGAATGCGGACCGACCTGAAAGCGCGCGCCGTCGAAGGTACAAATGGATCCACCCCCTGCGGCAACCGTATGGATGCGCATCATCGGCGCACGGATGCGTACGCCGGCCACCATCGTCTCGCTTTCGCGTTCATAATGCCCGGCATAGTGCGACACGTCGGTTGACGTGCCCCCCATGTCAAAGCCGATGATATGCGCAATGTCCGCCTGCGCTGCGGTCTTCGCCATTCCGACAATGCCGCCTGCCGGCCCCGACAGGACCGCGTCCTTGCCCTGAAACCGGTCGCTGCTCGCAAGCCCGCCATTGGATTGCATGAACAGGGCCGCGATTTCGCCGCCTGCGTCGGCCTCCAGCTGCCGGACATAATGGCGCAGCACGGGTGACAAATAGGCATCAACCAACGTCGTATCGCCGCGCCCGACCAGCTTGATTAGCGGCGCGACCACATGGCTGACCGAGATATGCGGGAAGCCTATTTCCGCCGCAATCGCCGCCAGCATTTTTTCATGCGCGGGGTAGCGAAAGGCGTGCATCAAAACGATCGCCAGCGACCGCAGGCCTTCATCATAGGCGGCCTGCAACGCCGCCCGCGCGCTTTCCACATCAAGCGGTTTCAGCACATCGCCCCGGGCGTCAATCCGTTCGTCAATCTCCACGACTTTGGCGTGCAAAGGCGCAGGCAGTTCAATCTGGCGCACGAATAATTTGGGCCGTTCCTGATAACCGATCCGCAACGCGTCGCCAAAGCCGCCGGTAATGGCAAGGCAGGTCGGCTCGCCCTTATGTTCGAGCAGCGCGTTGGTCGCGACCGTCGTGCCGATACGCAATTCCAGCGGCGGCAAGGGGCCTGAAAAAACACCCGTCACCTGACGGATCGCGGCAATGGCCGCGTCCCGATATTGTTCGGGATTTTCGGAGAGCAATTTGACGGTGGTTATGCTGCCCTCGGGCGAGCGCGCGATAACATCCGTAAAG from the Sphingorhabdus lacus genome contains:
- a CDS encoding DUF969 domain-containing protein; its protein translation is MWVLLGIVVIVVGFMLRFNPLLVIMASAAVTGIAAGFDLHAIISAFGKAFNDARYVSIVWIVLPVIGMLEAFGLQERARGLISSLKGATIGRLLAGYLLLRQATAALGLTSIAGHPQTVRPLVAPMAEAAAEKQAGTLTDEEREEVKAYSAATDNVGLFFGEDIFLAIGSILLMKGLLEQYGIILEPFELSIWAIPTAIAAFIIHGFRLWRLDRRLARKTAAAAQSGDSA
- a CDS encoding hydantoinase B/oxoprolinase family protein; translated protein: MDANSWRFWVDRGGTFTDVIARSPEGSITTVKLLSENPEQYRDAAIAAIRQVTGVFSGPLPPLELRIGTTVATNALLEHKGEPTCLAITGGFGDALRIGYQERPKLFVRQIELPAPLHAKVVEIDERIDARGDVLKPLDVESARAALQAAYDEGLRSLAIVLMHAFRYPAHEKMLAAIAAEIGFPHISVSHVVAPLIKLVGRGDTTLVDAYLSPVLRHYVRQLEADAGGEIAALFMQSNGGLASSDRFQGKDAVLSGPAGGIVGMAKTAAQADIAHIIGFDMGGTSTDVSHYAGHYERESETMVAGVRIRAPMMRIHTVAAGGGSICTFDGARFQVGPHSAGAIPGPACYRRGGPLTVTDCNVMLGKIVPDHFPHIFGPDANLPLDTATVRSKLEAMGAEIAAATGQQLSPEEIAEGFVTIAVANMANAIKKISVERGHDVTRYTLACFGGAGGQHACLVADALGMDQVMIHPLAGVLSAYGMGLADRRAIREQSYGGPLDAEALAPRIRKLTAEAEADLRAQGVEGEILGEAAVHIRYEGTDSSIEVPYGDVLAMQAAFEDRHFRQFGFVSAAPIVVEMIRAEAVFRSPDETGLTFALPPESGPPQAHISCFMAGAAHNTPLYNRSDLAAGFSAQGPAIIIDPVSTTVVEPGWTVEVDRIGNLMMTRSTPRAAAGTIGTEVDPVRLEIMGGLFMAIAEEMGAALQHSASSVNIRERLDFSCALFDASGNLVANAPHMPVHLGSMGESVRTILKRRAGGLDGRGIIAGDVYALNAPYDGGTHLPDITVIMPVFVDPADEVPAYFVAARGHHADIGGITPGSMPPNSRSVEEEGVLIDNMLIVENGQFLEDHVRQLLGSGAWPSRNIAQNVADLKAQVAACAKGASELVRISGDYGRAVVTAYMQHVQDHAEEAVRRLILRLSDGHFRYAMDNEAVVEVAIRIDREDRTAIVDFSGTTAQLDGNFNAPVSVVRAAVLYVVRTLIDDSIPMNEGCLKPVTIIAPEGTLVHPRYPAAVVAGNVETSQVITDALFGALGVMAGAQGTMNNFTFGNDRYQYYETIAGGSGAGPGFDGASVVQTHMTNSRLTDPEILETRFPVLLEEFSVRAHSGGEGMYRGGDGAVRRIRFLEPMTAGILSNRRKIPPFGLAGGGPAMLGINRIERSDGHVESLGATATVDMQPGDVFVIETPGGGGYGKA